Proteins encoded in a region of the Scyliorhinus torazame isolate Kashiwa2021f chromosome 1, sScyTor2.1, whole genome shotgun sequence genome:
- the LOC140410407 gene encoding phospholipase A2, minor isoenzyme-like, translating into MRSLVLTVLLAAVASASISPYALWQFRKMIICVVPSSFPILDFNNYGCNCGFGGANTYVDELDKCCLNHDACYRQTKKDHCKYLVDSPYIELYAYSCSGKTITCSNRNNPCEADICDCDRTAAICFSQAKYNAENKDLDRDRYC; encoded by the exons CTGTTGCAAGTGCCAGCATTTCACCTTATGCTCTCTGGCAGTTCAGGAAGATGATTATATGTGTGGTTCCGTCCAGTTTTCCCATCCTAGATTTCAATAATTATGGATGCAACTGTGGATTTGGTGGTGCCAACACTTACGTTGATGAATTAGACAA GTGCTGCCTAAATCATGATGCATGCTACAGGCAGACGAAAAAGGATCACTGCAAGTATCTGGTAGACAGCCCGTACATTGAACTTTATGCCTATTCTTGCTCTGGGAAGACAATCACCTGCAGCA ACAGGAACAATCCTTGTGAGGCTGACATTTGTGATTGCGATCGTACGGCAGCCATCTGTTTTTCTCAAGCCAAATATAACGCTGAAAATAAAGATCTTGACAGGGATCGTTACTGTTGA